From the genome of Canis lupus baileyi chromosome 32, mCanLup2.hap1, whole genome shotgun sequence, one region includes:
- the INAFM2 gene encoding putative transmembrane protein INAFM2: MKERDAAPAERGKPATYTGDKKAKMAAKTNKKWVRLATVFAYVLSVSLAAIVLAVYYSLIWQPVGAGTSGGAAGPPPGGSNATGPSGTSGAAAGPNATGSSRREAPRDAPPLQAARPVAPEPPADSPLAGPLGRPRGPEEDEEEAAAAPGSR, translated from the coding sequence ATGAAGGAGCGCGACGCGGCCCCGGCCGAGCGGGGCAAGCCGGCCACCTACACCGGGGACAAGAAGGCGAAGATGGCGGCCAAGACCAACAAGAAGTGGGTCCGGCTCGCCACCGTGTTCGCCTACGTGCTCTCCGTGTCGCTGGCCGCCATCGTGCTCGCCGTCTACTACAGCCTCATCTGGCAGCCGGTGGGCGCCGGGACCTCGGGGGGAGCCGCCGGCCCGCCCCCCGGCGGCTCCAACGCCACCGGCCCGTCCGGGACttcgggggcggcggccgggcccaATGCCACCGGCTCGTCCCGCCGCGAGGCACCGCGCGACGCGCCCCCGCTGCAGGCGGCGCGGCCCGTGGCCCCCGAGCCCCCTGCCGACAGCCCCCTGGCCGGGCCGCTggggcggccgcgggggccggaggaggacgaggaggaagCGGCGGCGGCGCCGGGGAGCCGTTGA